Proteins found in one Quercus robur chromosome 2, dhQueRobu3.1, whole genome shotgun sequence genomic segment:
- the LOC126708785 gene encoding uncharacterized protein LOC126708785 gives MLYPWDRGLAFHCTGINSGLIFHSTSISPSITSNEIDLIKFNTLLLHGFTASPVHLFFQLSTDESTSKMDKDEMQHIDTKNEGEDIDLKDKLDERAKLPPPKKSKSKTKTNNKNNKRRRTSSVCHFFQMLPTKDGEKPICKCKKCGKEYIAVGVYGIGNLKRAI, from the exons ATGCTCTACCCTTGGGATCGTGGTCTTGCCTTTCACTGCACTGGTATCAATTCTGGACTTATCTTCCACAGCACTAGCATTAGTCCTAGCATCACCAGCAATGAGATTGATCTCATCAAGTTTAACACTCTTCTCCTTCACGGGTTCACAGCTTCACCAGTTCACCTCTTTTTTCAGCTTTCAACAGACGAATCCACTAGCAAG ATGGATAAAGATGAGATGCAGCATATTGACACTAAAAATGAAGGTGAAGACATTGACTTAAAAGATAAACTTGATGAACGGGCTAAACTTCCTCCGCCAAAGAAGTCTAAGTCTAAGACTAagacaaataataaaaacaacaaaaggagGAGGACTTCAAGTGTTTGCCATTTCTTTCAGATGCTTCCTACAAAAGATGGAGAAAAGCCTATTTGCAAATGCAAAAAGTGTGGAAAGGAATATATTGCTGTTGGAGTATATGGTATTGGAAATTTGAAGCGCGCCATTTGA
- the LOC126716163 gene encoding uncharacterized protein LOC126716163, with protein sequence MHQAAPVTSRALSIDAVARTFTPIWKTRNGFQIRNLGDHKFLFVFDNESDAERVLQNEPWSFDKHLIVFQRFNKDKVLDDYNLNKAALWVQVHNIPLAYMDRETAEEICSTVGKVVQSAGSKETGGGEGFIRVRVIVNVTQPLCRGRVVTLENGTKTWVSFRYERLPNLCYWCGCLDHDDKNCEIWLQSEGSLDQSNKKYDSSIRAKPVFPSSRHVVHVPGYFEGRKKVPEKSVTYRSSGTTAPRHPPISRPSTPVSPEKDSVNPGGNGKAAVNDLPITEDCNPVFGAIPATVDNGQENYREKFKGIDMGMQSVELTEEDVTIVTNETVDPVPDGPNVDPTKVLNKPNIASSKPTKWKRVARPVTFQEESELVVKLGKRFNTTPAETNPIQKRKTSEDTQSYGGDHSTVEAVIQPRREL encoded by the coding sequence atgcatcaagccgcccctgtAACTAGTAGAGCATTGAGTATAGATGCGGTAGCAAGAACGTTCACCCCCATTTGGAAAACACGCAATGGCTTCCAGATACGGAATCTGGGTGACCATAAATTCCTTTTCGTTTTTGATAATGAATCAGATGCAGAGAGGGTGCTGCAAAATGAGCCGTGGAGTTTTGATAAACACCTTATTGTGTTCCAACGCTTCAATAAGGATAAGGTCCTTGACGATTATAATCTGAACAAAGCTGCATTGTGGGTGCAAGTCCATAACATACCGTTGGCTTATATGGATAGAGAGACAGCAGAAGAAATATGCTCGACGGTGGGTAAGGTGGTGCAGTCTGCCGGGTCTAAAGAGACGGGGGGGGGGGAAGGCTTCATTAGGGTCAGAGTGATAGTGAATGTTACCCAGCCGCTGTGTCGAGGAAGAGTGGTGACCCTTGAAAATGGTACGAAAACATGGGTTTCATTCAGGTACGAAAGACTTCCGAACCTGTGTTATTGGTGTGGCTGCCTAGATCACGACGATAAAAATTGCGAGATTTGGCTCCAAAGTGAAGGAAGCTTGGACCAGAGCAACAAGAAATATGACTCCAGTATACGGGCGAAACCAGTTTTCCCTTCGAGCAGGCATGTGGTTCATGTTCCAGGATACTTTGAGGGGAGGAAAAAGGTACCAGAAAAATCGGTAACTTACAGAAGCAGTGGAACAACAGCCCCGAGGCATCCACCAATCTCACGGCCATCAACTCCGGTATCGCCGGAGAAGGATAGCGTGAATCCAGGAGGTAACGGAAAGGCAGCAGTTAATGATTTACCAATTACAGAAGATTGTAATCCCGTGTTTGGCGCTATTCCTGCAACGGTGGACAACGGTCAAGAGAATTATAGGGAGAAATTTAAGGGCATTGATATGGGTATGCAGAGTGTTGAGCTAACAGAGGAAGACGTTACTATAGTCACTAATGAGACAGTAGATCCTGTCCCTGATGGGCCGAATGTGGACCCAACTAAAGTTCTTAATAAGCCCAACATTGCTTCTAGCAAGCCCACAAAATGGAAAAGAGTTGCTAGGCCTGTTACGTTCCAAGAGGAGTCTGAGCTTGTAGTAAAACTGGGAAAGCGCTTCAACACAACTCCAGCAGAGACAAACCCGATACAGAAGCGTAAAACTTCAGAAGATACACAGAGCTATGGTGGTGATCATTCAACGGTGGAGGCTGTTATTCAGCCCCGCCGAGAACTATGA